In Streptomyces sp. 71268, the DNA window TCACAATGCAATGCCCACCGCTGTACAAATGAAAAAGCATTGATCCCTGACCTCCGGAACCCATGCACCGCGGCACGTCAACTGGCGGCAGCTAGTGACGGCCAGGCGATGCAGCTCGAAAGGACCGATATCCGTGGCACAGCGTGTAGTGGTCACAGTCTCTGACGACATCGATGGCGGAGAAGCCTCGGAAACGGTCACGTTCGGTCTCGACGGCAGGTCGTACGAGATCGACCTCAACTCTGCCAATGCGAAGAAACTGCGCGGCACTCTCGCCCCGTACGTCGAGGCGGGCCGCAAGCGGTCCCGCTCCGGCAAGACCTACCGGCGCACCGCCGTCGCCCCCGACCCGGCCACCGTGCGGGCCTGGGCCCAGTCGCACGGCATGGAGGTGCCGCCACGGGGCCGCATCCCCAAGAAGGTGTACGAAGCCTTTAACGCGGCGAGCTGATCGAAGCCGCCCGCTCCGGGGCGGGCGTCTGCGCCGGCCCCGGAGCGGAAAAACCCCTCCCGTCTCGCGTCCCACCCACCCACTCACTCGCCTGCTCGACTGATCGCTCGCTCGCCCGGTCGCGGAAGCGCCTCCGGGCCGGCGGGGAAGAGCCGCGCGTGGCGCCCTTGCGCACCGAGTTGCGTCGCACCCCCATTGATCCGCTAGAGTCTGGAGCACGCCGAAGGGCACGGGCCGAAAAGCCCAGAACTTCGATCATGCGGGTGTAGCTCAGTAGTAGAGCGCCCCCTTTCCAAGGGGGAGGCGCAGTGTGCGATCCCTGTCACCCGCTCCACTGCTCAACCGATCCATTCGGGTCAGGTAGAGTGGTCCCCGCGCCGATGAGTGAAAGCTGATCGGTCGCAAACGCGGACGTGGCTCAGTTGGTAGAGCATCACCTTGCCAAGGTGAGGGTCGCGAGTTCGAATCTCGTCGTCCGCTCAGCGAATATGGCGAAGGCCCCGATCATTACGGTCGGGGCCTTCGTCATATGTCACCGCGCGCTATCCGTGATCGCTCCGGGCTTCTCTGCCCCACCCGCCCCACCCCGTCCCGTCGCGAGCGTCGGCGGTCGTCCGCCGTCCCCGGCCGCCCTCCGCGCGGGTGCGCTACGCCACTCGGGGGCCGGACGCCGCCGGGGCTCCCCCGCTTCCCCTCGACCCGGAGCGTGTGGCGATGGCCACAACGTCGCGGCGCCCGGCCTGCAATGCCGGGCCGACGGGCGGTCGCGTGGCACGCGGGTGCTTCGCTCGCCCGAAACGTTGGCTATAGTAGGACCCGCACCAAGCGGAAACGCGCGGTGCGTGCGGACGTAGCTCAGTTGGTAGAGCGCAACCTTGCCAAGGTTGAGGTCGCGAGTTCGAGCCTCGTCGTCCGCTCGGTAAAGAAGGCCCCCGGTCATCGACCGGGGGCCTTCTTCATGTCCGGGCACTGGCCAGCGTGCCGGCCCGGCGGCGGGCCGGCACGCTGGCCTGGGCGTGTCAGGACCAGGACAGGCCGGTGAGCCGCTCGTACGCCTCAACGTACTTCGCGCGGGTCTGCTCGATGACCTCGGCGGGCAGCGGCGGCGGGGGGAGTTCGCCGGTGCGGTCCCAGCCAGAGGCCGGCGAGGTGAGCCAGTCGCGGATGAACTGCTTGTCGAAGGAGGGCTGGTCGCGGCCGGGCTCCCACTGGTCGGCGGGCCAGAACCGGGAGGAGTCCGGGGTCAGTGCCTCGTCGGCAAGGACCAGCCGCTCGCCGTCGTAGCCGAACTCGAACTTGGTGTCGGCCAGGATGATGCCGCGCTCGCGGGCGATGTCGCGGCCCCGGCTGTACAGGGCGAGGGTGGCCTGCCGCAGCTCGGCGGCGCTCTCGGCGCCGACCTGGCGGGCGACCTCCTCGTAGCTGACGTTCTCGTCGTGGTCGCCGACGGCGGCCTTGGTCGCCGGGGTGAAGATCGCGGCGGGCAGCTCGGAGCCGTTGTCCAGCCCCTCGGGCAGGGCGAGGCCGCAGACGGTGCGGTTCTCCACGTACTCCCGCAGGCCCGAGCCGGCCAGGTAGCCGCGCGCGACGCACTCCACCGGGGCCATCCGCAGCGCCGTGCACACCACGGTGCGGCCGGCCCAGTCGGCGGGGGCCCCGGCCGGGAGGTCGTCCGGGGTGTCGCAGGCCCGCACCACGTGGTTGGGCATGAGGTCGGCGAGCTGGTCGAACCACCACAGGGAGAGCTGGGTGAGGACCCGGCCCTTGTCCGGGATCTCGCTGGGCAGCACCCAGTCGTACGCGGAGATCCGGTCGCTGGCGACCATCACCAGCTCGCCGGCCGCGTTCTGGTACAGCTCACGGACCTTTCCGGTGTGCAGATGCTCAAGGCCGGGCACCCGCACGGGCTCGGGCTTCTCGACGAATCCGGACACGGTTCCTCCCGGTGGGTTGGTCCAAGAGCCTCGATTCTCGCGTATCGGGCCGGGCGGGGCCGACGTGGGCCCGGTCGCCGGGCACTGTGGCGGGCGCGAGGGTGTGGTGGGGGCCGCCGGGCGGGGCGCGGAAGCGCCGCTGGTCAGGGGCGGTGGGGCGCCGATTCGGAGGCCGTGCGGGGTGGCGGGCCGGGGCCGGGGCGGCGGCCGGTGACGCGGTTGGTCGCGCTGCGCTGCCCGGGTCGGCCGCGCGGTCAGTCGCGCTTGCAGATGCGGTCGAGCAGGTTGGCCGTGGCGCGCTGGATGCGGGTGTCCACGTGACCCGGGCGGTCCAGCGCCGGCGACCAGGCGAAGGTGCCGGAGGCGAAGACCAGAGCCCCGCTCGGCGCGCGGTAGAGCGAGGTCTCCTGGTGGCGGGGCACGCCGTCGCTGTCCTCGTACGGGGAGTGCGCGAGCAGGATCCGGCGGATGTGCTGCGGCAGGCTGGTGCGCGGGAAGTACCGGTCGGCCTCGCCGGCGACCAGACCCGGCAGCTCGTCGCCCTCGCCGGCGCCCGTCGCCTCCCACAGCCAGTGGTCGGCGTTGCGGACGACCAGCGGGGCCGGCTCGGGGACCCGGCCCGCGTACTGGATGCCCATCAACTGCTGCTCCGGGCTACCCAGCTCGCGCCAGAGCGCCGGCCGCCCTGGACCGCGCCGCTTGCGACAGGACAGCAGCCGGTCGGGGCCCATGGGCGAGGGGACCAACTCCACCTGCCAGTACATGGTGTTGGCCGAGAGGAAGACCAACGAGGTGCCCGCGTCGCGGGCTTGCTCGACGGTGCGGCGCATGGGAACGGACCAGTACTCGTCGTGCCCGGGGAAGACCAGGCCCCGGTAGCGCGTCGGATCGACCCGACCGGCGTGCAGGTCGCGGGTGTTGGCGTACGCGACGTCGTACCCGTAGCGCTCGGCCCAGCGGATGAAGTCGTAGGCGTGACCCACGTGCAGCGGCAGCCCGGCGCTCGCGTACGGGCGGTCGAAGGAGAGCGTGGTGGCCGCGTCCTCCTCACCGAGCAGCCGGCCGTCCGCGTCCCACGCGTGGTAG includes these proteins:
- a CDS encoding N,N-dimethylformamidase beta subunit family domain-containing protein, with protein sequence MGTEHIRRWESGALAHAVSDPFGMGPLPWLRGSEHYFDDTGHVVPWYVDHVDAPGASAFPLPRAHDAAPGNADGRLHARWGAYAAARRSGQRGGPRMADDVHRQIKGFASAGAVAPGDAIDFRVTVNPPQEFSVDIYRIGHYAGEGASKITTSPRLAGIVQPAPLAADRTVSCHHWWLSWRLQVPTYWQVGAYVAVLTTIRDGFRSHIPFTVRDQDPADLLLVLPDVTWQAYNLYPEDGSSGASLYHAWDADGRLLGEEDAATTLSFDRPYASAGLPLHVGHAYDFIRWAERYGYDVAYANTRDLHAGRVDPTRYRGLVFPGHDEYWSVPMRRTVEQARDAGTSLVFLSANTMYWQVELVPSPMGPDRLLSCRKRRGPGRPALWRELGSPEQQLMGIQYAGRVPEPAPLVVRNADHWLWEATGAGEGDELPGLVAGEADRYFPRTSLPQHIRRILLAHSPYEDSDGVPRHQETSLYRAPSGALVFASGTFAWSPALDRPGHVDTRIQRATANLLDRICKRD
- a CDS encoding phosphoribosylaminoimidazolesuccinocarboxamide synthase, with the protein product MSGFVEKPEPVRVPGLEHLHTGKVRELYQNAAGELVMVASDRISAYDWVLPSEIPDKGRVLTQLSLWWFDQLADLMPNHVVRACDTPDDLPAGAPADWAGRTVVCTALRMAPVECVARGYLAGSGLREYVENRTVCGLALPEGLDNGSELPAAIFTPATKAAVGDHDENVSYEEVARQVGAESAAELRQATLALYSRGRDIARERGIILADTKFEFGYDGERLVLADEALTPDSSRFWPADQWEPGRDQPSFDKQFIRDWLTSPASGWDRTGELPPPPLPAEVIEQTRAKYVEAYERLTGLSWS
- a CDS encoding Lsr2 family protein, which produces MAQRVVVTVSDDIDGGEASETVTFGLDGRSYEIDLNSANAKKLRGTLAPYVEAGRKRSRSGKTYRRTAVAPDPATVRAWAQSHGMEVPPRGRIPKKVYEAFNAAS